In Pseudodesulfovibrio hydrargyri, a single window of DNA contains:
- a CDS encoding ABC transporter permease, with protein sequence MPRSRLAFWIFLAPVLTWLLLLIVLPHLDLLTMSFRGENDYGDMVWTGRNYLNFFTEPIYWLTFVRTALYAVVTTAITFVLAMPVAFYISKLARRRLQGALMIFILLPFWVSELVRIYGWMILLRESGVLNFFLVKLGVLNRPVEMLYNDATMIMGLVYTSMLFMVVPLVSVMDSLDDSLIEAAHDLGAGKLAIWRTIIIPHCKPGITSGAIVVFMLTLGNYLTPNLMGGKNSLWFTEQIYNQFIASFNWNQGSAFGFLLLVLSSLIIWAGLKLSGQKLGEVAS encoded by the coding sequence GTGCCCCGCTCGCGACTCGCCTTCTGGATATTTCTGGCCCCGGTGCTGACGTGGCTCCTGCTGCTCATCGTCCTGCCCCACCTCGACCTGCTGACCATGAGCTTTAGGGGTGAGAACGACTACGGCGACATGGTCTGGACAGGAAGGAACTACCTGAATTTCTTCACCGAGCCCATCTACTGGCTGACCTTCGTGCGGACCGCGCTCTACGCGGTCGTGACCACGGCCATCACCTTTGTCCTGGCCATGCCCGTGGCCTTCTACATCTCCAAGCTCGCCCGGCGCCGGTTGCAGGGCGCGCTGATGATCTTCATCCTGCTGCCGTTCTGGGTCAGCGAGCTGGTGCGCATCTACGGCTGGATGATCCTGCTGCGCGAGTCCGGGGTGCTCAACTTCTTCCTGGTCAAGCTCGGCGTCCTGAACAGGCCGGTGGAGATGCTCTACAACGACGCGACCATGATCATGGGGCTGGTCTACACCTCCATGCTCTTCATGGTCGTGCCCCTGGTCTCGGTCATGGACAGCCTGGACGACAGCCTGATCGAGGCGGCCCACGACCTCGGGGCCGGCAAGCTGGCCATCTGGCGGACGATCATCATCCCGCACTGCAAGCCGGGCATCACCTCCGGGGCCATCGTGGTCTTCATGCTCACGCTCGGCAACTACCTGACCCCGAACCTCATGGGCGGCAAGAACTCGCTGTGGTTCACCGAACAGATATACAACCAGTTCATCGCCAGCTTCAACTGGAACCAGGGCTCGGCCTTCGGCTTTCTGCTCCTGGTCCTGAGCTCCCTGATCATCTGGGCCGGGCTCAAGCTCTCGGGCCAGAAACTCGGGGAGGTGGCCTCATGA
- a CDS encoding NAD(P)-dependent oxidoreductase, which produces MGKHIIEEASRCLQCKKPLCSKGCPVSTPANLMVEALLQGDMRKAGAMLFENNPLTSVCSLICPHEHFCEGHCILGRKSAPVQVSSIEQYISRYYLEQFQPERPVNGNNDKRIAIVGSGPAGITVAFILARQGFDVTLFESKERIGGVLQYGIPDFRLPKDILEKLKEKLMGLGVKIRPNTLIGPVIGIDDLFRDEYRAIFIGTGVWNPRPLRLKGETLGHVHYAIHYLKNPSVYSLGRKVAVIGAGNVAMDVARTALRKGAREVTVLYRRGEDDMSATKYEYEYAKVDGVRFRFFTSPEEINDRGVVCVETRLAEGDDGRTRVVPVDGSEFLFEADSVFIAVSQAPRSNLVGLEVGKTGLIITDEDGRTTREGVFASGDVVTGAKTVAEAVARSKRSARAIMDYVDGLDG; this is translated from the coding sequence ATGGGCAAGCATATAATCGAAGAGGCGTCCCGCTGTCTGCAATGCAAGAAACCGTTGTGCAGCAAGGGCTGCCCCGTATCGACCCCGGCCAATTTGATGGTCGAGGCCCTGCTTCAGGGCGACATGCGCAAGGCGGGCGCCATGCTGTTTGAGAACAATCCGTTGACCTCGGTTTGCTCGCTGATCTGTCCGCACGAGCACTTCTGCGAAGGGCACTGCATCCTGGGCAGGAAGAGCGCGCCGGTCCAGGTCAGCAGCATCGAGCAGTACATCTCCCGCTACTACCTGGAGCAGTTCCAGCCGGAGCGTCCGGTCAACGGGAACAACGACAAGCGCATCGCCATCGTCGGGTCCGGTCCGGCCGGGATCACCGTGGCCTTTATCCTGGCCCGGCAGGGGTTCGACGTGACCCTGTTCGAGTCCAAGGAAAGGATCGGCGGCGTGCTCCAATACGGCATCCCGGATTTCCGGCTGCCCAAGGACATCCTGGAAAAGCTCAAGGAAAAGCTCATGGGCTTGGGCGTGAAGATCCGGCCCAACACGCTCATCGGGCCGGTCATCGGCATCGACGACTTGTTCCGGGACGAGTACAGGGCGATCTTCATCGGCACCGGGGTCTGGAACCCGAGGCCGCTCAGGCTCAAGGGCGAGACCCTGGGCCACGTGCATTACGCCATCCATTACCTCAAAAATCCCTCGGTCTACAGCCTGGGCCGCAAGGTCGCGGTCATCGGCGCGGGCAATGTGGCCATGGACGTGGCCCGGACCGCCCTGCGCAAGGGCGCCCGGGAGGTCACCGTGCTCTACCGCCGGGGCGAGGACGACATGTCCGCGACCAAGTACGAGTACGAGTACGCCAAAGTCGACGGGGTCCGCTTCCGGTTCTTCACCTCGCCCGAGGAGATCAACGACCGGGGCGTGGTCTGCGTGGAGACGCGGCTCGCGGAAGGCGACGACGGCAGGACGCGCGTGGTCCCGGTGGATGGCTCGGAATTCCTGTTCGAGGCCGACTCGGTCTTCATCGCGGTCAGCCAGGCCCCCCGGTCCAACCTGGTCGGCCTGGAAGTGGGCAAGACCGGCCTGATCATCACCGACGAGGACGGCCGGACCACCCGCGAAGGCGTGTTCGCCTCGGGCGACGTGGTCACCGGGGCCAAAACCGTGGCAGAGGCCGTTGCCCGCTCCAAGCGTTCGGCCCGGGCGATCATGGACTACGTGGACGGCCTGGACGGCTGA
- a CDS encoding ethanolamine ammonia-lyase subunit EutB has protein sequence MYAITIDSVTQEYADLRTLLAVASAPKSGDELAGIGARSARERAVAQLCLAEVPLAAFLEDLVISYEDDAVTRLIVDTLDREAFKPVAGLTVGGFRDWLLSAEADGDALAALAPGLMPEMAAAVSKLMRVQDLIHVASKVRVVTQFRTTVGLPGTLAARLQPNHPTDDPAGIVASVFDGLMYGSGDACIGINPATDSTASAMRLMELLDRLRREYDIPTQSCVLTHVTNTIQAVERGAPVDLVFQSIGGTEGVNKSFGVTLEVLREGLEAGRSLKRGTVGDNVMYFETGQGSALSAGAHCGVDQQTLEARAYGLARRYEPFLLNSVVGFIGPEYLYDEKQIIRAGLEDHFCGKLLGVPMGMDVCYTNHAEADQDSMDTLLTLLGVAGCNFIMGVPGADDIMLNYQSTSFHDALYVRRQLGLSPAPEFAAWLERTGVFKDGQLKAPKHSLHIPDKERFRGLSS, from the coding sequence ATGTATGCCATCACCATAGACAGCGTGACCCAAGAGTACGCGGACCTGCGCACCCTGCTGGCCGTCGCCTCCGCGCCCAAATCCGGGGATGAACTGGCCGGGATCGGGGCGCGTTCGGCCCGCGAGCGGGCCGTGGCCCAGCTCTGCCTGGCCGAGGTCCCGCTGGCCGCCTTTCTGGAAGACCTGGTCATCTCCTACGAGGACGACGCCGTGACCCGGCTGATCGTCGACACACTGGACCGCGAGGCTTTCAAGCCCGTGGCCGGGCTGACCGTGGGCGGGTTCCGCGACTGGCTGCTCTCGGCCGAGGCGGACGGGGACGCGCTCGCCGCCCTGGCCCCGGGGCTCATGCCCGAGATGGCCGCCGCCGTGTCCAAGCTTATGCGCGTCCAGGATCTCATCCATGTGGCCTCCAAGGTCCGCGTGGTCACCCAATTCCGGACCACGGTCGGCCTGCCCGGCACCCTGGCCGCGCGGCTGCAGCCCAACCACCCGACCGACGACCCGGCGGGCATCGTGGCCTCGGTCTTCGACGGGCTCATGTACGGCAGCGGGGACGCCTGCATCGGCATCAACCCGGCCACGGACAGCACGGCCTCGGCCATGCGGCTCATGGAGCTGCTCGACCGGTTGCGCCGGGAATACGACATCCCCACCCAGTCCTGCGTGCTGACCCACGTGACCAACACCATTCAGGCCGTGGAGCGGGGCGCTCCCGTGGACCTGGTCTTCCAGTCCATCGGCGGCACCGAGGGCGTGAACAAAAGCTTCGGCGTGACCCTGGAAGTCCTGCGCGAGGGGCTCGAGGCCGGGCGGTCCTTGAAACGCGGCACGGTGGGCGACAACGTCATGTATTTCGAGACCGGCCAGGGCTCGGCCCTGTCCGCCGGGGCGCACTGCGGGGTGGACCAGCAGACCCTGGAGGCGCGGGCCTACGGCCTGGCCCGGCGCTACGAGCCGTTTCTGCTCAATTCCGTGGTCGGCTTCATCGGCCCGGAGTATCTCTACGACGAAAAGCAGATCATCCGGGCCGGTCTGGAGGACCATTTCTGCGGCAAGCTGCTCGGCGTGCCCATGGGCATGGACGTCTGCTACACCAACCACGCCGAGGCGGACCAGGATTCCATGGACACCCTGCTGACCCTGCTCGGCGTGGCCGGATGCAATTTCATCATGGGCGTGCCCGGGGCGGACGACATCATGCTCAATTATCAATCCACCTCCTTCCACGACGCCCTGTATGTCCGCCGCCAGCTCGGCCTTTCCCCGGCCCCGGAGTTCGCGGCCTGGCTGGAGCGCACCGGCGTGTTCAAGGACGGCCAACTCAAGGCCCCGAAACATTCCCTGCACATTCCCGACAAGGAGCGGTTCCGTGGCCTGTCTTCCTAA
- a CDS encoding extracellular solute-binding protein, translating to MKRIFTLFMLAMFAFAGTAQAETLKLLTWKGYAPQKLIEQFEKETGIKVEVTFSNNEEMIAKLRATRGAGFDLAQPSQDRISSVQEKFHIYQALDYSKIDAPLFIPSMLAAVKKNTLVDGKSYAVPFCWGTSGLIVNNDKAAGVDSYKALLDPKYKGRVSYRLKRPTLIAMGFALGYDPFALYSDVEGYKAMLDKIADTLIEAKPIVQNYWANGDALIESMRSGEVFVAMAWDAGGWKLHDENPAIDFKAPKEGALGWIDTFAIPAKAENVDAAYKWINFIMKPENCGYFSSQEKYATASKDALKFTDKAVADNFARSFPQETIDNIKWYPPVPAKLESIEGKVLDKIKAAN from the coding sequence ATGAAACGGATTTTCACGCTTTTCATGCTGGCAATGTTCGCCTTCGCCGGGACGGCGCAGGCCGAGACCCTGAAACTCCTGACCTGGAAGGGATACGCCCCCCAGAAGCTCATCGAGCAGTTCGAGAAGGAGACCGGCATCAAGGTCGAGGTGACCTTCTCCAACAACGAGGAGATGATCGCCAAGCTGCGCGCCACCCGGGGCGCGGGCTTCGATCTGGCCCAGCCCTCCCAGGACCGCATTTCCTCGGTCCAGGAAAAGTTCCACATCTACCAGGCCCTGGACTACTCCAAGATCGACGCCCCCCTGTTCATTCCGTCCATGCTCGCGGCGGTCAAGAAGAACACCCTGGTGGACGGCAAGTCCTATGCCGTGCCGTTCTGCTGGGGCACCTCCGGCCTGATCGTCAACAACGACAAGGCGGCGGGCGTCGATTCCTACAAGGCGCTGCTCGATCCCAAGTACAAGGGCCGCGTGAGCTACCGTCTGAAGCGGCCGACCCTGATCGCCATGGGCTTCGCGCTCGGCTATGACCCGTTCGCTCTGTACAGTGACGTCGAGGGCTACAAGGCCATGCTCGACAAGATCGCCGACACCCTGATCGAGGCCAAGCCCATCGTCCAGAACTACTGGGCCAACGGCGACGCCCTGATCGAGTCCATGCGCTCCGGCGAGGTCTTCGTGGCCATGGCCTGGGACGCGGGCGGATGGAAGCTGCACGACGAGAACCCGGCCATCGACTTCAAGGCCCCCAAGGAAGGCGCGCTCGGCTGGATCGACACCTTCGCCATCCCGGCCAAGGCCGAGAACGTGGATGCCGCCTACAAGTGGATCAACTTCATCATGAAGCCCGAGAACTGCGGCTACTTCTCCTCCCAGGAAAAGTACGCCACCGCGTCCAAGGACGCCCTCAAGTTCACGGACAAGGCCGTGGCCGACAACTTCGCCCGCTCCTTCCCGCAGGAAACCATCGACAACATCAAGTGGTATCCGCCGGTTCCGGCCAAGCTGGAGAGCATCGAAGGCAAAGTCCTGGACAAGATCAAGGCCGCCAACTAA
- a CDS encoding amidohydrolase — MTEDMERLAAGMEKRLIERRRDLHRCPEAAWTEFRTASKVAAALMAAGYEVRLGEDAVRRESMLGVPTEEELSAHMERAVTQGGDPDLIERMRGGLTGVVGELRCGDGPVTAMRFDMDANDLDEARDQAHRPFREGFASVNPGVMHACGHDGHVVIGLGVAELLAGLKDRLHGTVRLIFQPGEEGVRGAGPMVDAGALDGVDYLFGGHIGFRAPRTGQLVCGVGGFLATTKFDATFSGVAAHAGAAPEQGRNALLAAACAALNLHAIPRHGQGASRISVGVLNAGQGRNVVPPNALIKGETRGQTTAINDFMYGRAREVLAGAARMYGVDLALAEVGRSVSGRSDPELAAVVRRAAGAMDFFDPAGVIDAMDLRGSEDFALMLAEVQHQGGLGTYLMLGSDLAAGHHNARFDFDERCLAPGAALFARCVLGCMELPGRARTAQGV, encoded by the coding sequence ATGACCGAGGATATGGAACGGCTGGCGGCGGGGATGGAGAAACGGCTCATCGAGCGGCGGCGCGACCTGCACCGCTGCCCCGAGGCCGCCTGGACGGAATTTCGGACCGCGTCCAAGGTCGCGGCCGCGCTCATGGCCGCCGGGTACGAAGTCCGCCTGGGCGAGGACGCGGTGCGCCGCGAGTCCATGCTCGGGGTGCCGACGGAAGAGGAACTTTCCGCCCACATGGAACGCGCCGTGACCCAGGGCGGCGACCCGGACCTGATCGAACGCATGCGCGGCGGCCTGACCGGAGTGGTCGGGGAACTGCGTTGCGGCGACGGCCCGGTGACGGCCATGCGCTTCGACATGGACGCCAACGACCTGGACGAGGCCCGCGACCAAGCGCACCGCCCTTTCCGCGAAGGGTTCGCCTCGGTCAACCCCGGAGTGATGCACGCCTGCGGCCACGACGGTCACGTGGTTATCGGCCTGGGCGTGGCCGAACTCCTGGCCGGGCTCAAGGACCGGCTTCACGGCACGGTCCGGTTGATCTTCCAGCCCGGCGAGGAGGGCGTGCGCGGGGCCGGGCCCATGGTCGACGCCGGGGCGCTCGACGGGGTGGATTACCTCTTCGGCGGGCACATCGGGTTCCGCGCGCCCAGGACCGGGCAACTGGTCTGCGGGGTCGGCGGGTTCCTGGCCACCACCAAGTTCGACGCGACCTTCAGCGGGGTGGCGGCCCACGCCGGGGCGGCCCCGGAGCAGGGGCGCAACGCCCTGCTGGCCGCGGCCTGCGCGGCCCTGAACCTGCACGCCATCCCGCGCCACGGGCAGGGCGCTTCACGGATATCCGTGGGCGTGCTCAACGCGGGCCAGGGGCGCAACGTGGTCCCTCCGAACGCGCTTATCAAGGGGGAGACGCGCGGCCAGACCACGGCGATCAACGATTTCATGTACGGGCGCGCCCGGGAGGTCCTGGCCGGGGCCGCGCGGATGTACGGGGTGGACCTCGCCCTGGCCGAGGTCGGGCGCAGCGTGAGCGGGCGGAGCGACCCGGAGCTGGCGGCGGTGGTCCGGCGGGCGGCCGGGGCAATGGACTTTTTCGATCCCGCCGGGGTCATCGACGCCATGGACCTGCGCGGCAGCGAGGACTTCGCCCTGATGCTGGCCGAGGTCCAGCATCAGGGCGGGCTTGGCACCTACCTCATGCTCGGCAGCGACCTGGCCGCCGGGCACCACAACGCCCGCTTCGACTTCGACGAGCGCTGCCTGGCCCCGGGCGCGGCCCTGTTCGCCCGCTGCGTCCTCGGCTGCATGGAACTGCCGGGCCGGGCCCGGACCGCGCAAGGCGTCTGA
- a CDS encoding ABC transporter ATP-binding protein, which produces MTNDLSVRALVKRFGDFTAVDDVTFDVPDGSFFSILGPSGCGKTTLLRMIAGFETQTSGTIEIRGRDMLGVPPNQRPVNLVFQHLALFPMMDVAENVAFGLKRRGVAGAEIRKKTEAILERVGLPGFGVKRIDQLSGGQKQRVAIARCLVLEPSVLLLDEPLGALDLKLREQMKVELKKLQAKVGTTFIYITHDQSEALVMSDRVAVMNKGRFEQVGTPQELYGQPETPFVAQFVGDNNRWSGSISKTLENGEVVLSTDEGYSFRTLAHSSCAGCSRVDLFLRPEAMRIEPRESEGLNTFDVTVKSILFDGANSRLLTVTKEERELIVTLPQNRKFDHIRPGDDIRVGWHPESGICFRAED; this is translated from the coding sequence ATGACCAACGATCTTTCCGTACGAGCCCTGGTGAAGCGTTTCGGCGACTTCACCGCTGTTGACGACGTGACCTTCGATGTCCCCGACGGGTCCTTTTTTTCCATCCTCGGCCCGTCCGGCTGCGGCAAGACCACGCTCTTGCGCATGATCGCCGGATTCGAGACCCAGACCTCGGGCACCATCGAGATCCGCGGCCGGGACATGCTCGGCGTGCCGCCCAACCAGCGGCCCGTGAACCTCGTGTTCCAGCACCTGGCCCTGTTCCCCATGATGGACGTGGCCGAGAACGTGGCCTTCGGCCTGAAGCGGCGCGGCGTGGCCGGGGCCGAGATCAGGAAGAAGACCGAGGCCATCCTGGAGCGGGTCGGGCTGCCCGGCTTCGGGGTCAAGCGCATCGACCAGCTGTCCGGCGGGCAGAAGCAGCGCGTGGCCATCGCCCGCTGCCTGGTCCTGGAGCCGTCGGTGCTTCTCCTGGACGAGCCGCTGGGCGCCCTGGACCTGAAGCTGCGCGAGCAGATGAAGGTCGAGCTCAAGAAGCTCCAGGCCAAGGTGGGCACGACCTTCATCTACATCACCCACGACCAGTCCGAGGCCCTGGTCATGTCCGACCGCGTGGCGGTCATGAACAAGGGGAGGTTCGAGCAGGTGGGTACGCCCCAGGAGCTCTACGGCCAGCCCGAGACCCCGTTCGTGGCCCAGTTCGTGGGCGACAACAACCGCTGGAGCGGGTCCATCTCCAAGACCCTGGAGAACGGCGAAGTCGTTCTCTCCACCGACGAGGGGTATTCCTTCCGCACCCTGGCGCACAGTTCCTGCGCGGGATGCAGCCGGGTGGATCTTTTCCTGCGGCCCGAGGCCATGCGCATCGAGCCCCGGGAGAGCGAGGGGTTGAACACCTTTGACGTGACCGTCAAGTCCATCCTTTTCGACGGGGCCAACAGCCGCCTGCTCACGGTCACCAAGGAGGAGCGCGAGCTGATCGTCACCCTGCCCCAGAACCGCAAGTTCGACCACATCCGGCCCGGCGACGACATCCGCGTGGGCTGGCACCCGGAGTCCGGCATCTGTTTCCGGGCGGAGGACTGA
- a CDS encoding ABC transporter permease: protein MIRSLPRSKTYDWSFNAFIILYFVFLFAPLVVTCVLAFNNSDFPSLPWQGFSLDWFVADGPDRVGLFHDAQNLRSIVTSFETAFFVSILSVVVGTCASFLFEKEEFRFKGLLYMLMLAPLVIPGVILGISQLLAANTAGTFVDETFGVDIPFFRPSFWLVVLGQFSFITTFVTLVVSARLRKFDPALEEAALNLGATHFGVIRHVTLKFLRPAIVGAGAVAFLMSFENFNTTLFLVGSEPTLPINLYLQVRDGSTPVINAVSLMLIVGTSLLALINFYFTRKTD, encoded by the coding sequence ATGATCCGTTCCCTGCCGCGCTCCAAGACCTACGACTGGTCCTTCAACGCGTTCATCATCCTCTATTTCGTGTTCCTGTTCGCGCCGCTGGTGGTCACCTGCGTGCTGGCCTTCAACAACTCGGACTTCCCGTCCCTGCCGTGGCAGGGATTCAGCCTGGACTGGTTCGTGGCCGACGGCCCGGACCGCGTGGGGCTGTTCCACGACGCGCAGAATCTGCGCTCCATCGTGACCAGCTTCGAGACGGCCTTTTTCGTGTCCATCCTAAGCGTGGTGGTCGGCACCTGCGCGAGCTTCCTGTTCGAGAAGGAGGAGTTCCGCTTCAAGGGGCTGCTCTACATGCTCATGCTCGCCCCGCTGGTCATCCCCGGCGTCATCCTGGGCATCTCCCAGCTGCTGGCGGCCAACACGGCGGGCACCTTCGTGGACGAGACCTTCGGCGTGGACATTCCCTTCTTCCGGCCGAGCTTCTGGCTGGTGGTGCTGGGCCAGTTCTCGTTCATCACCACCTTCGTCACCCTGGTGGTCTCGGCCCGGCTGCGCAAGTTCGATCCCGCCCTGGAAGAGGCGGCCCTGAACCTCGGGGCCACGCACTTCGGGGTCATCCGGCACGTCACGCTCAAGTTCCTGCGGCCCGCCATCGTCGGGGCCGGGGCCGTGGCCTTCCTGATGAGCTTCGAGAACTTCAACACGACCCTGTTTCTGGTGGGTTCGGAACCGACCCTGCCCATCAACCTCTACCTCCAGGTGCGCGACGGCTCCACCCCGGTCATCAACGCTGTCTCGCTGATGCTCATCGTGGGCACCTCGCTGCTGGCCCTGATCAACTTCTATTTCACCAGGAAGACGGACTGA
- the eutC gene encoding ethanolamine ammonia-lyase subunit EutC → MKPDDLVAEDFWAGLRTWTDARIALGRAGVSQRTRDVLAFQLDHARARDAVHQQPDRRATFGDIEFLEVESRAPDRAVFLQRPDLGRLLARESEAMLAARAGNGFDVAFTVSAGLSSTAVERNFAPFWREFAPALEGLGLSAAPPCFAEQGRVALGDRVALALGARMAVVLIGERPGLSSPDSMGIYMTYGPKSDTTDEARNCISNIRPAGLGYAEAARTLCALMSEAFRRSVSGVDLKVDDALALAPGGEAGRLAGQARSPKQAR, encoded by the coding sequence ATGAAACCTGACGATCTGGTGGCCGAGGACTTCTGGGCCGGGCTGCGCACCTGGACCGACGCGCGCATCGCGCTCGGCCGGGCCGGGGTCAGCCAGCGCACCCGCGACGTGCTCGCCTTCCAGCTGGACCACGCCCGGGCGCGGGACGCGGTGCACCAGCAGCCGGACCGCCGGGCAACCTTCGGCGACATCGAGTTTCTGGAAGTGGAAAGCCGGGCCCCGGACCGGGCGGTCTTCCTGCAACGGCCCGACCTCGGGCGGCTGCTCGCCCGGGAGAGCGAGGCCATGCTCGCCGCCCGCGCGGGCAACGGGTTCGACGTGGCCTTCACGGTTTCGGCCGGGCTGTCGTCCACGGCCGTGGAAAGGAATTTCGCGCCCTTCTGGCGGGAGTTCGCGCCCGCGCTCGAAGGGCTCGGCCTGAGCGCGGCTCCGCCGTGCTTCGCCGAGCAGGGCAGGGTGGCCCTGGGCGACCGCGTGGCCCTGGCCCTTGGGGCCCGCATGGCCGTGGTCCTCATCGGCGAGCGGCCCGGTCTGAGCTCCCCGGACAGCATGGGCATTTATATGACATACGGCCCGAAATCTGATACCACGGACGAAGCCCGGAACTGCATCTCCAACATCCGGCCCGCCGGACTGGGGTATGCGGAGGCCGCCCGGACCCTGTGCGCGCTCATGAGCGAGGCGTTCAGGCGTTCGGTGTCCGGCGTGGATCTCAAGGTGGACGACGCCCTGGCGCTCGCGCCGGGCGGGGAGGCCGGGCGGTTGGCGGGCCAGGCGCGTTCTCCGAAACAGGCCCGATAA
- a CDS encoding molybdopterin dinucleotide binding domain-containing protein, whose protein sequence is MGSISGLLVTVRTAKQGSEMVTSKHGAPYLAEISTLRIHPDDLSAVGVEDGGPAVLASPHGEVRVTCKGTDVPKGLFFLPLGPVANTLFSAWSTEESGVPNWKRINVSLTPCDETAEADNTGQGAER, encoded by the coding sequence GTGGGCAGCATTTCAGGTCTGTTAGTGACGGTCCGAACCGCCAAACAGGGCTCGGAGATGGTCACCAGCAAGCATGGGGCGCCATACCTTGCCGAGATATCCACCCTGCGCATCCACCCGGACGACCTCAGCGCCGTGGGCGTGGAGGATGGGGGTCCGGCCGTGCTGGCCAGCCCGCACGGCGAGGTGCGCGTCACCTGCAAGGGCACCGACGTGCCCAAGGGGCTCTTCTTCCTGCCGCTCGGGCCGGTGGCCAACACCCTCTTCAGCGCGTGGAGCACCGAGGAATCGGGCGTGCCCAACTGGAAGAGGATCAACGTGTCGCTGACCCCCTGCGACGAGACGGCCGAAGCGGACAACACCGGCCAAGGAGCGGAGCGATGA
- a CDS encoding DMT family transporter — protein MNAALLALATILMWSSLALLTDRISHLPPLLSVGLVLTACGLAGAVRLRSWKVSAATWLTGVGGIFGYHFLLFAAFGRAPAVEANMVQYLWPLCIVLFTPLFLPGNRLTPAHLLGAALGLSGAGLIVTGGSLGLRMDYLPGYLCALGAAVTWACYSLQTKRLPPFPTAAVGGFCLVSGLLSLTLHFALGGHGPTPSGGDWLIILLLGFGPMGAAFYTWDAAMKRGDPRMIGALAYLTPMLSTMLLVAVNGREFTPLHGLAILLVTGGAVIGSLDSLRPLLAGRFGRRRRAWAPSSAKPEK, from the coding sequence ATGAACGCCGCCCTCCTCGCCCTCGCGACCATCCTCATGTGGAGTTCCCTGGCCCTGCTCACGGACCGCATCTCGCACCTTCCGCCCCTGCTCTCGGTGGGGCTGGTCCTGACCGCCTGCGGCCTGGCCGGAGCGGTCAGGCTGCGCAGCTGGAAGGTCTCGGCCGCGACCTGGCTGACCGGCGTGGGCGGCATCTTCGGCTACCATTTTCTGCTCTTCGCGGCCTTCGGGCGCGCCCCGGCCGTGGAGGCGAACATGGTCCAGTACCTCTGGCCCCTGTGCATCGTCCTGTTCACGCCCCTGTTCCTGCCGGGCAACCGGCTGACGCCGGCCCACCTGCTCGGGGCGGCCCTCGGCCTGTCGGGCGCGGGGCTGATCGTCACCGGCGGGAGCCTCGGCCTGCGCATGGACTACCTGCCGGGCTACCTCTGCGCTCTGGGCGCGGCCGTGACCTGGGCCTGCTACTCGCTCCAGACCAAACGGCTGCCCCCCTTCCCCACGGCTGCCGTTGGCGGCTTCTGCCTGGTCTCGGGACTGCTCTCCCTGACCCTGCACTTCGCGCTGGGCGGGCACGGGCCCACCCCCTCGGGCGGGGACTGGCTGATCATCCTGCTGCTCGGCTTCGGCCCCATGGGCGCGGCCTTCTACACCTGGGACGCCGCCATGAAACGGGGCGACCCGCGCATGATCGGCGCCCTGGCCTACCTGACCCCCATGCTTTCCACCATGCTGCTCGTGGCGGTCAACGGCCGGGAGTTCACCCCCCTGCACGGCCTGGCCATCCTGCTGGTCACGGGCGGTGCGGTGATCGGCTCCCTGGACTCCCTGCGCCCGCTGCTCGCGGGCCGCTTCGGACGCCGCCGCAGGGCCTGGGCGCCGTCGTCCGCCAAGCCGGAAAAGTAG